A region from the Lentisphaera profundi genome encodes:
- the uvrB gene encoding excinuclease ABC subunit UvrB, with protein MEVPYQLKSDFAPAGDQPEAIRKLLDGVESGKQFQTLLGVTGSGKTFTVANLVAELGRPVLILAQNKTLAAQLFSEFKHFFPKNRVEYFVSYFDYYQPEAYIPQTDTYIAKDSAVNAEIEKFRLSATCSLLERRDVIVIASVSCIYGLGDPEMLSRMSIKLSIGDEMDRDELIHLLIDSRYVRNDTAPSRGEFSVSGDVINIFPSYKDDYIRIEFFGDEIDEISLRDELNHHVIEAMPQTLIFPASHYATSKDRLEKMVPQVLEELDEQVSKFENEGKLVEAQRIYQRTNYDMEMAAELGYCQGIENYSRYVTGRPIGSRPFTLIDFFPDDYLMIVDESHVTIPQFKAMYNGDRSRKSNLVDHGFRLPSALDNRPMKFEEFESKMGQTIFVSATPASYEIDKSDEVVELVVRPTGLIDPEVEIRPLKGQVDDLLAEIRDRSSKDERVIVTCLTKKTSEDLSDYLQDLGVKCTYIHSGIDTIERIEILRELRSGEIDAVIGINLLREGMDLPEVSLVAVLDADKEGFLRSTTALLQIAGRAARNANGSCILYADKMTGSMRKFLDETGKRREKQVKYNEEHGIIPQTIIRKEQESLFSGGGIPGKRKNKKEKLVELREEDISEELLRELKTEMIKAAEALEFERAAELRDKIKELKDKLY; from the coding sequence ATGGAAGTCCCTTATCAACTCAAGTCAGATTTTGCACCCGCAGGAGATCAGCCCGAAGCTATTAGAAAGTTGCTGGATGGCGTTGAGTCTGGTAAACAGTTTCAGACCCTCTTGGGTGTAACCGGATCAGGCAAAACCTTTACGGTAGCTAATTTAGTAGCTGAATTAGGTCGACCAGTACTGATCCTGGCTCAAAATAAAACTTTAGCGGCGCAACTCTTTAGTGAATTCAAACACTTTTTCCCTAAGAACCGTGTGGAATATTTTGTTTCTTATTTCGATTACTATCAACCAGAAGCCTATATTCCACAAACAGATACATACATCGCCAAAGATAGTGCGGTTAATGCTGAAATTGAAAAATTTCGTTTGTCGGCCACCTGTTCATTATTGGAAAGACGCGATGTTATAGTGATTGCATCAGTCTCTTGTATCTATGGTTTAGGTGATCCTGAAATGCTCTCGCGAATGAGTATTAAGCTCTCAATTGGGGATGAAATGGATCGTGACGAACTGATTCACCTGCTGATTGATAGTCGCTATGTACGCAATGATACAGCTCCAAGCCGAGGTGAGTTTTCAGTTAGTGGTGATGTGATTAATATTTTTCCTTCCTATAAAGATGACTATATACGTATAGAGTTTTTTGGAGATGAGATTGATGAGATCAGTTTACGTGATGAACTTAATCATCATGTGATAGAAGCCATGCCCCAAACATTAATTTTCCCAGCATCGCATTATGCCACCTCAAAAGATCGTTTGGAAAAAATGGTGCCACAAGTTTTGGAAGAGTTAGATGAACAAGTATCTAAGTTTGAAAATGAAGGCAAGTTAGTAGAGGCCCAAAGGATCTATCAAAGAACTAACTATGACATGGAGATGGCTGCCGAATTGGGCTATTGTCAGGGAATAGAAAATTATTCTCGCTATGTAACGGGACGGCCCATTGGTTCAAGACCTTTTACGCTGATAGATTTCTTTCCAGATGATTACCTTATGATCGTTGATGAAAGTCACGTGACGATTCCTCAGTTTAAAGCGATGTATAATGGGGATCGTAGTCGGAAAAGTAATTTGGTCGATCACGGCTTTCGCTTGCCCTCTGCTTTAGATAACCGACCCATGAAATTTGAAGAGTTCGAATCGAAGATGGGGCAGACAATCTTTGTTTCTGCAACCCCCGCAAGCTACGAAATCGATAAAAGTGACGAAGTGGTGGAACTCGTTGTACGTCCTACGGGCTTAATAGACCCCGAAGTAGAGATTCGACCTTTGAAAGGTCAAGTAGATGATCTCTTAGCTGAAATTAGAGATAGAAGTTCAAAAGATGAACGTGTGATAGTGACTTGCTTAACCAAAAAAACTTCAGAAGATTTAAGTGACTACTTACAGGATTTAGGAGTTAAATGTACTTATATCCACTCGGGGATTGATACCATCGAGAGGATAGAGATTTTACGGGAGTTACGCTCGGGAGAAATTGATGCGGTTATTGGGATTAATCTTTTGCGCGAAGGAATGGATCTGCCCGAAGTCTCTTTAGTCGCGGTTCTTGATGCAGATAAAGAAGGTTTTTTGCGCTCAACGACTGCCTTGTTGCAAATTGCAGGTAGGGCGGCTCGAAACGCTAATGGATCATGTATTCTTTATGCCGATAAAATGACTGGCAGCATGCGTAAGTTCTTGGATGAAACCGGAAAAAGACGAGAAAAACAAGTTAAGTATAATGAAGAACATGGGATCATACCCCAGACCATCATTCGCAAAGAGCAAGAAAGTCTTTTCTCAGGGGGAGGCATACCTGGCAAGCGCAAGAATAAAAAAGAAAAATTAGTGGAACTACGTGAAGAAGATATTAGTGAAGAACTCTTACGTGAACTTAAAACAGAAATGATTAAAGCCGCAGAAGCTTTGGAATTCGAAAGGGCCGCCGAATTGCGGGATAAAATTAAAGAACTCAAAGATAAACTCTATTAA
- a CDS encoding DUF3293 domain-containing protein — protein MDDLIEAYKATDYLVPEFDLCIKIDQLSRDLNDLCESRKISSWVFITAFNPQSKLLDLEDNQERNTALENDIKDYDFYHALGKPHDQKWPVEESFFIININLEQALLLAKKYQQNAIVFGLQNSEAKLILNKDFKI, from the coding sequence ATGGATGATTTGATTGAAGCCTACAAGGCAACGGATTATCTCGTGCCCGAATTTGATCTTTGTATAAAAATTGATCAGCTTTCGCGTGATTTAAATGACTTGTGCGAAAGTCGCAAAATTTCATCCTGGGTATTTATTACGGCTTTTAATCCGCAATCTAAATTATTGGACTTAGAGGATAACCAAGAGCGCAACACGGCCTTGGAAAATGATATCAAAGACTATGACTTTTACCATGCCCTGGGGAAACCTCATGATCAAAAATGGCCAGTAGAAGAGAGCTTTTTTATTATCAATATAAATTTAGAGCAAGCTTTATTATTAGCCAAAAAATATCAGCAAAATGCCATTGTTTTTGGCCTGCAAAATTCTGAAGCGAAGCTTATTTTAAATAAAGATTTTAAGATCTGA
- a CDS encoding type II secretion system protein, translated as MKRFTLIELLVVVSIIAILASLLLPTLGQARKNSRLLVCKNNLKQIGTSVIMYAGDNDSKFPFVDGSLLVSNKSQNYAWLGRKGTKGSTQNLEVTQKPLNNYLGYNEDGIEVKVANCPTAEGVSNVYMDKGSYYSASAFVNLHHDLDGNYGVGAPKIQDINDPVNMSVFSDKDAAVYAKDSTSQWVKTLHKAGVHSWAFLFLDGHVNEHRLIENEGWRFESDKVNFTNEFPDPTP; from the coding sequence ATGAAACGTTTTACGCTTATTGAATTATTAGTAGTTGTGAGCATCATTGCTATCTTGGCCAGCCTGCTCTTGCCTACTTTAGGACAAGCTCGAAAAAATAGCCGCCTGCTTGTATGTAAAAATAACCTCAAGCAGATTGGTACGTCGGTGATTATGTATGCCGGAGACAATGATAGTAAATTTCCTTTTGTTGATGGTTCGCTACTAGTCAGTAATAAAAGTCAGAATTACGCCTGGTTGGGAAGAAAGGGCACAAAGGGAAGCACACAAAACCTGGAAGTGACACAAAAGCCGCTCAACAATTACTTAGGCTATAATGAGGATGGTATTGAGGTGAAAGTCGCCAATTGTCCTACCGCCGAGGGAGTATCGAATGTATATATGGACAAGGGATCTTATTACAGTGCATCCGCTTTTGTCAATTTACACCATGATCTGGATGGCAACTATGGTGTGGGTGCTCCGAAAATCCAGGATATTAACGACCCAGTAAATATGTCGGTCTTCAGTGATAAGGATGCCGCGGTATATGCAAAGGACTCCACTAGTCAATGGGTTAAAACACTGCATAAAGCCGGGGTACACTCTTGGGCTTTTCTTTTTCTAGATGGACATGTTAATGAACATCGATTAATCGAGAATGAGGGCTGGAGATTCGAATCAGACAAAGTTAATTTCACAAATGAATTTCCAGATCCGACCCCATAA
- a CDS encoding Fic family protein produces the protein MILLKVCKGEMSRQELMKKLKLKGRDNFNRLYLKPALKNQYLERTIADKPNSRLQKYRLTHLGKSLISYNHLRRSCSKRGELV, from the coding sequence ATGATCTTGCTAAAGGTCTGTAAGGGCGAGATGTCACGTCAAGAACTCATGAAAAAATTAAAACTTAAAGGCAGAGATAATTTCAATAGATTATACCTCAAACCTGCATTAAAAAATCAATATCTCGAAAGAACCATAGCAGACAAGCCTAATAGTCGTCTACAAAAATATCGTCTTACTCATTTAGGTAAATCTCTTATTTCTTATAATCATTTGCGACGTTCTTGCTCCAAGAGAGGTGAACTCGTCTGA
- a CDS encoding caspase family protein, translating into MTFVKFCLLVLTAFVVSASDLRVLSIGVEPDLLSQGKLDIYAQDAVFVAKAFEKNAGLNHSVEVNTLAGANATRANVFKYISDIAKELKADDTTIIFFSTHGHMNKEGEFYFSMAPEKPSANTWGKMTGKDFNTALKALKGRVLVLLDTCEAEGIIKARIADNVSYIVASKINESSYGQESNTAIPHGYFVISLCEALSGLADANKDKKLSLSECYDYIAKRTCALEVSQTTCAHLRPSHEKLILSKIRRNSRPTYILDKIKSRNPFGCKDLIDPQHGSVKNFLRGLNFTDNAKDENAKEWNKQKLPKSVSITGEWESRWKSDDGDWFLGNASIKILGTRKFILFKGTESNYIFELKALGKNKIGGGYMNLNDQSDCGPWLGIIISDERIDGFWPRGRWDFRRKTK; encoded by the coding sequence ATGACATTTGTAAAATTTTGCTTATTAGTGCTTACGGCATTTGTAGTTAGTGCAAGTGATTTAAGAGTGCTGAGTATTGGGGTAGAGCCGGACTTATTATCTCAGGGGAAGTTAGATATTTACGCACAAGATGCAGTTTTTGTGGCAAAGGCTTTTGAAAAAAATGCTGGGCTTAATCATTCTGTTGAGGTCAATACTTTGGCGGGTGCGAATGCGACGAGGGCAAATGTATTCAAATACATTTCTGATATAGCCAAAGAGCTAAAAGCTGATGATACGACAATAATATTTTTTTCGACTCATGGACATATGAATAAAGAAGGTGAGTTTTATTTTTCGATGGCGCCAGAAAAACCAAGTGCTAATACTTGGGGTAAAATGACAGGAAAAGATTTTAATACGGCTTTAAAAGCACTAAAAGGCAGGGTGCTTGTGTTGTTAGATACTTGTGAAGCCGAGGGTATTATTAAAGCAAGGATAGCAGATAATGTGTCCTATATAGTGGCTTCAAAAATCAATGAAAGTTCTTATGGTCAAGAAAGTAATACGGCTATTCCTCATGGCTACTTTGTCATTTCTCTATGTGAGGCTCTAAGTGGCTTAGCAGATGCTAATAAGGATAAGAAGCTAAGCTTGAGTGAATGCTATGATTATATTGCAAAAAGAACTTGTGCTTTGGAAGTTTCTCAAACTACCTGTGCTCATTTACGTCCCTCTCATGAAAAGTTAATTCTATCAAAAATCAGACGCAATTCAAGACCGACTTATATCCTAGATAAAATTAAGTCACGCAATCCTTTTGGCTGTAAGGATCTTATAGATCCGCAACATGGATCAGTCAAAAATTTTTTAAGAGGTCTCAACTTCACTGACAATGCAAAAGATGAAAACGCTAAAGAATGGAATAAACAGAAGCTGCCAAAAAGCGTCTCAATTACGGGCGAGTGGGAGAGCCGTTGGAAATCCGATGATGGTGATTGGTTCCTAGGCAATGCATCAATTAAAATTCTTGGAACGCGTAAATTTATACTTTTTAAAGGTACGGAATCCAATTATATATTTGAATTAAAGGCGCTGGGTAAAAATAAAATAGGCGGGGGCTATATGAATCTTAATGATCAATCGGATTGCGGACCATGGCTAGGTATTATTATATCCGATGAGAGGATTGATGGTTTTTGGCCAAGGGGACGTTGGGATTTTAGACGCAAGACTAAATAA
- a CDS encoding IS30 family transposase, which translates to MTYEHLSLEERHYLEIELKAGTSITKIAKNLNRSTSTLSRELKRNKGLRGYRNKQANDFAQERHKVKPKAIKLTEEVKDYIDEHLLKDWSPEQIVGRLKDDQSILLHHETVYQYILRDKESGGELYKLLRHQNKTYRKRYGNQHSRNGIPNRVDIDERPEAANKRERVGDWEMDTIIGKAHKGAIVTMDDRKSKLRLALPVSHKKATLVKDAIISLLTPIKDLVHTLTFDNGKEFTQHETISKELECNSYFAKPYHSWERGQNENANGLLRQYFPKSMALDGISENEVIIAVDKLNSRPRKCLKFKTPYEVFENLTGINLRKSVGVALTT; encoded by the coding sequence ATGACATATGAACATCTGAGTCTTGAAGAAAGACACTACCTTGAAATTGAATTAAAGGCAGGCACATCGATCACTAAAATAGCAAAAAACTTAAATCGTAGTACAAGCACACTTTCACGAGAACTTAAACGTAATAAAGGTCTCCGTGGTTATCGAAACAAGCAAGCCAATGACTTTGCTCAAGAAAGACACAAAGTGAAACCAAAGGCTATTAAACTAACTGAAGAAGTTAAGGACTATATAGATGAGCATTTACTCAAGGATTGGAGCCCCGAACAAATTGTAGGTCGACTAAAAGATGACCAATCCATCTTACTTCATCATGAAACAGTTTATCAATATATTCTTAGAGATAAAGAATCAGGAGGTGAGCTATATAAGCTTCTACGTCATCAGAATAAAACTTATCGCAAACGTTATGGCAACCAGCATAGTCGTAATGGGATTCCCAATCGTGTGGATATAGACGAACGACCTGAGGCAGCTAATAAGCGAGAGCGTGTAGGCGACTGGGAGATGGATACTATTATAGGAAAAGCTCATAAAGGAGCCATTGTAACTATGGATGATCGAAAATCAAAACTGCGTCTAGCATTGCCTGTGTCTCATAAGAAAGCCACGCTTGTGAAAGATGCAATAATCTCTTTGCTAACACCGATCAAAGATTTGGTTCATACTCTTACATTTGATAATGGAAAAGAATTTACTCAGCATGAGACTATCTCCAAGGAATTGGAATGTAATAGTTATTTTGCTAAACCATATCACTCATGGGAACGAGGCCAAAACGAGAATGCTAATGGATTGTTACGGCAATACTTTCCTAAGTCTATGGCGCTTGATGGTATCAGTGAAAATGAAGTCATTATTGCGGTTGATAAACTTAATAGTAGACCTCGAAAATGTCTGAAATTTAAGACGCCATATGAAGTTTTTGAAAATTTAACTGGAATTAACTTAAGAAAATCAGTAGGTGTTGCACTTACTACTTGA
- a CDS encoding type II secretion system protein, which yields MDTKHQFKFTLIELLVVIAIIGILASLLLPVLGKARKTAIRSVCLNNQKQLGISFMLYLDDNKSRYPSASDGNRSWDDQISDSLTTAEKNQNPLGAGIDVGNGAVLICPSDKISRGNYQTRSYSLNAGDGTGGWIGGVGNTAGVSLYASDINSASDLVLLTERANTNNRRGRSNYSHMGSALYHLGDAVHGRDFFYNTLFCDGHVEFIHRGEILLKQEN from the coding sequence ATGGATACAAAGCACCAATTCAAGTTTACCCTCATTGAATTATTAGTTGTAATTGCCATTATTGGCATTCTCGCAAGTCTACTTTTACCCGTCTTGGGCAAAGCAAGAAAAACGGCTATACGGTCAGTCTGCCTTAACAATCAAAAACAGTTAGGAATCAGCTTTATGTTGTATCTTGATGATAATAAGAGCAGATATCCAAGCGCGAGCGATGGTAACCGGTCTTGGGATGACCAGATTTCAGATTCTCTCACCACGGCAGAAAAAAACCAAAACCCGCTGGGTGCAGGCATTGACGTCGGTAATGGTGCTGTTCTTATATGTCCTTCTGATAAAATATCTCGCGGCAACTATCAAACACGAAGCTACTCTTTAAATGCCGGAGACGGCACCGGCGGTTGGATAGGCGGTGTTGGAAACACTGCCGGCGTTTCTCTCTATGCAAGCGACATCAATTCAGCCTCCGATCTAGTACTACTGACAGAACGAGCCAACACAAATAATAGACGAGGAAGGTCAAATTATTCCCATATGGGAAGTGCTTTATACCACTTAGGTGACGCCGTACATGGGCGCGACTTTTTCTACAACACTCTCTTTTGCGACGGTCATGTCGAATTCATTCACCGAGGGGAAATTTTACTTAAGCAAGAAAATTAA
- a CDS encoding MarR family winged helix-turn-helix transcriptional regulator: protein MDKKKLDKVDLIIKQWKQERPELELSGMETIGRLKRCTHLVLPRLEEAFSDFDLAKWEFDVLATLRRSGKPYSLVPTTLFSSLMISSGTMTHRIKRLEAKGLIERRENIKDARSKFVKLTTLGLELINQAVASHVENERQILAKLSDSQLKEIDSALKVLLSALE, encoded by the coding sequence ATGGATAAGAAAAAATTAGATAAAGTCGATTTGATTATAAAGCAATGGAAGCAAGAGCGACCGGAACTTGAGCTCTCTGGAATGGAAACCATTGGTCGCCTGAAACGCTGTACTCACTTAGTACTGCCTAGGCTGGAAGAAGCCTTTTCTGACTTTGATTTAGCAAAATGGGAATTTGATGTTTTAGCGACTCTTCGACGCTCTGGAAAGCCTTATTCACTTGTCCCGACCACTTTATTTTCTTCTTTGATGATTAGTTCAGGGACAATGACTCATCGAATTAAACGTTTAGAGGCCAAAGGGCTTATTGAACGACGCGAAAACATCAAGGATGCACGTAGTAAGTTCGTAAAACTAACGACTCTTGGTCTGGAGCTCATCAACCAAGCGGTAGCATCTCATGTCGAGAATGAGCGTCAAATTTTAGCTAAGCTCTCTGACTCTCAACTTAAAGAAATAGATTCTGCCCTAAAAGTTTTATTATCAGCCTTGGAATAA
- a CDS encoding type 1 glutamine amidotransferase domain-containing protein — translation MKSIFKSIMVVQLFLALGLSYAGNAKVLIVLTSHSDLGNTGKKTGVWLPELTHPYYILKESGYTVDIASIKGGMAPIDIKSFDEVDREQKRFLKDAVLMAKVIRTIPLEKVDPKDYKVVLFSGGSGPMWDFPNNKDVKRVSSAIYEQGGVVSALCHGNAALVNIKLSNNKYLVAGKRVAAFTNKEENMLGTSKVVPFLLEDKLIERGALHIAGKAWQENVIVDGRLITGQNPASAKRVGKYIIEYLKGENRKKMIATE, via the coding sequence ATGAAAAGCATATTTAAATCAATAATGGTCGTGCAATTATTCTTAGCCTTGGGATTAAGTTATGCAGGAAATGCGAAAGTATTAATTGTTTTAACCAGTCATTCTGACCTTGGAAATACCGGAAAGAAAACAGGCGTTTGGTTGCCTGAGCTGACACATCCTTATTATATACTTAAAGAGTCGGGCTACACCGTTGATATTGCGAGTATTAAAGGTGGCATGGCACCTATTGATATAAAGTCATTTGATGAAGTCGACAGAGAGCAAAAACGCTTCTTAAAAGATGCTGTGCTCATGGCTAAAGTAATACGTACAATCCCTTTGGAAAAGGTAGATCCCAAGGACTATAAGGTCGTTCTATTTAGCGGAGGATCTGGTCCGATGTGGGACTTCCCAAATAATAAAGATGTTAAACGAGTAAGCTCTGCTATTTATGAACAGGGAGGCGTTGTTTCAGCTCTATGTCATGGCAATGCAGCATTAGTTAATATAAAGTTGTCTAATAATAAATACCTGGTGGCAGGTAAGCGGGTGGCTGCTTTTACGAATAAAGAAGAAAATATGCTTGGCACCAGCAAGGTGGTTCCTTTCCTTTTAGAGGATAAGTTAATTGAGCGTGGAGCGCTGCATATTGCTGGAAAAGCCTGGCAGGAAAATGTTATTGTGGATGGTCGTTTAATTACAGGTCAAAACCCAGCATCTGCAAAAAGAGTTGGAAAATATATCATTGAATACTTAAAAGGCGAGAATCGCAAGAAAATGATAGCTACGGAATAA
- a CDS encoding IS1634 family transposase gives MYLETIKSKRNGKIYVSHLVRETFREDGKIKHRTLSNVSKLPPAQLLALKNSLKGKKGDFNLEDLRHGRSYEFGASYVFMELAKNLGLDKMIFSQKTQCREDVLAMIVGRLVYQGSKLSLTNMYQDTFLWALAGHELGVRPDVEAHCYKPMDELLERKDKIERKLSKKHLEDGCMVLYDMTNTWFEGKYEDSDLVAFGKPKGGKVGYKQIAIGLLTDKKGCPVGVEIFKGSTSDQTTVLGEVKKLSEKYGLKNLIFTGDRGMLTPKRIAEVNEIDYSTITALTHSQIKTLHEKDNIQMELFDSRSILEVMDDDNKNIRYMLCKNENTMRDENATRRALIAKIEKELTQKSSVKQKRQRVRVAASVGRLFERCKVEKFFQWDVDDNGKLTWSLNEEKVKQEEKFDGCYIIRTDAPKENIGKDETVLAYRDLQKVEQAFRNLKTVSLELRPMHHKTDERLKSHIFLSTLAYYIQWNATQLLKLLFDEDGKYKEKRWTFQHVVERLKSIRITENLIDGVVVKKEVSQPDEEQQKILNLLGVKLK, from the coding sequence ATGTATCTCGAGACCATAAAATCTAAGCGCAACGGAAAAATCTATGTGAGCCATCTCGTTCGTGAGACTTTTCGTGAAGACGGAAAGATCAAGCATCGCACGCTCAGTAATGTTTCGAAGTTACCCCCAGCTCAATTATTGGCTCTAAAGAATAGTCTCAAGGGCAAGAAAGGTGATTTTAACCTGGAGGACTTACGGCACGGGCGCAGCTATGAATTTGGTGCGAGCTACGTCTTCATGGAGCTCGCTAAGAATCTCGGGCTCGATAAAATGATTTTCTCTCAAAAAACTCAGTGCCGAGAGGATGTTTTGGCGATGATTGTGGGGCGTCTGGTTTATCAAGGCAGTAAACTCAGTCTAACGAACATGTACCAAGATACATTTCTTTGGGCTCTCGCCGGGCATGAACTCGGAGTTCGTCCAGATGTTGAAGCCCATTGCTACAAGCCCATGGATGAGCTACTCGAGCGAAAAGATAAGATCGAACGCAAGCTTTCAAAAAAACACCTAGAAGACGGCTGTATGGTTCTATACGACATGACAAATACATGGTTCGAAGGCAAATATGAAGATTCAGATTTAGTCGCATTTGGAAAACCTAAGGGTGGCAAGGTAGGCTACAAACAGATTGCCATCGGCCTGCTCACCGACAAAAAAGGCTGCCCCGTTGGCGTAGAGATATTTAAGGGTTCTACCTCAGATCAGACTACAGTATTGGGCGAGGTGAAAAAGCTTTCCGAGAAGTATGGGCTTAAAAACCTCATCTTCACAGGAGATCGAGGCATGCTCACCCCGAAAAGAATTGCTGAAGTTAATGAAATTGATTACAGCACCATCACGGCTCTAACTCATTCTCAAATTAAAACTTTGCACGAAAAAGATAATATCCAAATGGAGTTGTTTGACTCCAGGAGTATCCTCGAAGTAATGGATGACGACAACAAGAATATACGCTACATGCTGTGCAAAAATGAAAATACAATGAGGGATGAGAATGCAACTAGACGAGCTCTTATCGCTAAAATAGAGAAGGAATTAACTCAGAAGTCCAGCGTAAAACAGAAGCGTCAACGCGTGAGAGTGGCGGCCAGTGTAGGCCGTTTATTTGAGCGCTGTAAAGTGGAGAAGTTTTTCCAATGGGATGTGGACGATAATGGGAAATTAACCTGGTCGCTTAATGAAGAAAAAGTGAAGCAAGAAGAAAAATTCGACGGCTGTTACATAATTCGAACTGACGCGCCCAAAGAAAATATCGGTAAAGATGAGACGGTATTAGCTTATAGAGACTTACAAAAAGTCGAACAGGCCTTCAGAAACCTAAAGACCGTTTCTCTTGAGTTGCGGCCAATGCACCACAAAACCGATGAGCGCTTAAAGTCACACATTTTTCTTTCTACCTTAGCGTATTACATACAGTGGAATGCGACGCAATTACTAAAGCTACTATTTGACGAAGACGGAAAGTACAAAGAAAAGCGCTGGACTTTCCAGCATGTCGTTGAGCGCTTAAAATCTATACGTATAACTGAGAACTTAATTGACGGCGTTGTTGTCAAAAAAGAGGTCTCTCAACCCGATGAAGAACAGCAAAAAATTCTGAATCTACTAGGGGTGAAACTCAAGTAG
- the aroB gene encoding 3-dehydroquinate synthase — translation MATFHVPLKKTVDDSYDIEIGFNLFSTLINDLKNGLFPKANKLALITDSNVLPLYASNVILAIKEEGFNIELFDMPAGEHSKTRETKIRIEDEMLDKGFGRDSAIIALGGGVVSDLAGYLAGTFGRGIPFINYSTTLLSAADASVGGKTAVDTPHATNLIGLFNQPQKVYIDIATWSTLPDREVRAGLAETIKHACLADSAFFTWLEENITRIASTKDAKLDAEACEFIAEANCRIKYDVVSRDEKEANLRQILNLGHTAGRAMETLFEYQLLHGECVAVGLSIQALLANKLELISDEEHQRIDALIALCGLPTIVPEEITTAKLVEKMYTDKKVRSGQIRFVLMDGIGSMKTFENGSYTKALTDEFLIETIDEYRAAQVSLEVPPADK, via the coding sequence ATGGCTACTTTTCACGTACCCCTCAAGAAAACCGTTGATGATTCCTATGACATCGAAATCGGCTTCAATCTCTTTTCTACTCTCATCAATGATTTGAAAAATGGCCTCTTTCCAAAAGCCAATAAACTCGCACTCATTACCGACTCAAATGTCCTCCCCCTCTATGCGAGCAATGTCATCCTTGCCATCAAAGAAGAAGGCTTCAATATCGAACTTTTTGATATGCCTGCGGGCGAACACTCAAAAACTCGTGAAACTAAAATTCGCATTGAAGACGAAATGCTCGACAAGGGCTTCGGACGTGATTCCGCAATCATTGCACTCGGTGGCGGCGTTGTCTCTGACTTAGCCGGTTACCTTGCCGGAACTTTCGGTCGTGGTATTCCCTTCATCAATTATTCCACCACCCTGCTCTCGGCTGCGGATGCTTCCGTAGGTGGAAAAACCGCCGTTGATACTCCCCATGCAACCAATCTCATTGGCCTCTTTAATCAGCCACAAAAAGTCTATATTGATATCGCTACTTGGAGCACACTTCCAGATCGTGAAGTCCGTGCAGGCCTTGCCGAGACGATTAAGCATGCCTGCCTTGCTGACTCCGCATTTTTCACTTGGTTAGAAGAAAATATTACCCGCATTGCTTCTACCAAAGACGCGAAGCTCGATGCCGAAGCCTGTGAATTCATTGCTGAAGCTAACTGTCGCATCAAATATGATGTGGTTAGCCGCGATGAAAAAGAAGCCAACTTACGTCAGATTCTTAATCTCGGTCATACTGCAGGCCGCGCAATGGAAACTCTCTTTGAATACCAACTGCTCCATGGCGAATGCGTTGCCGTAGGCCTTTCTATCCAAGCGCTGCTCGCTAACAAGCTCGAACTCATCAGTGATGAAGAACACCAACGCATTGATGCCCTCATTGCCTTATGTGGCCTTCCTACGATTGTACCAGAAGAAATCACCACTGCCAAACTCGTCGAAAAAATGTACACCGACAAAAAAGTTCGCTCAGGTCAAATCCGCTTTGTACTGATGGATGGTATCGGCTCAATGAAAACTTTTGAGAATGGCTCCTATACCAAAGCTCTTACAGACGAATTCCTTATTGAAACCATTGACGAATATCGAGCTGCCCAAGTAAGTTTAGAAGTACCCCCTGCAGACAAATAA